A section of the Pseudanabaena mucicola str. Chao 1806 genome encodes:
- a CDS encoding phospholipid carrier-dependent glycosyltransferase, which yields MPNLDNILNQNVDSLDQSRSLRWDWYLVAGSLGIFALALFLHFWQLGTIPYPVFDESLFGQYAKEYLEGNPTWEGHPPLGKYFIMLGILLFGEHEFGYRIFGASFGSILPLLMIGMVYRLTYQRNLALLSGFFLLSDGLFLVESRFALINVFLVSFGLASQIFLLAGLGQRGKLRTFLLCCAGLMLGATASVKWNGLGFSLLLFLVVLWVWAIAKFFPKKLSRLGILAEITKLHWWQYLLCFGVMPIAFYSVQWIPLFMLNPGGIEPESGFGAIHSFWLSFVRVHEHILWWHSTDVMMNNDPEHPSHPYCSLAFSWAVLARPVGYYFQERDGYFTVVQGLGNPLLWWLSTLTIVGISIASVLPKLRQFANIGITNYLLLGYFSNYVPWLIVKRCLFVYHYMSSAMFSFVALAWLVCQIFTQKGLIRYLGYGIIATVIISQLFFMPIWLGLPILPEDFYHRIWFMPHSLPGFNWI from the coding sequence TGGCAATTAGGCACAATCCCCTATCCTGTTTTTGATGAATCTCTATTTGGTCAATATGCTAAGGAATACCTAGAAGGTAATCCCACTTGGGAAGGACATCCGCCACTGGGCAAATATTTCATTATGTTGGGGATTTTGCTGTTTGGAGAACATGAATTTGGCTATCGGATTTTTGGGGCAAGCTTTGGCTCCATTCTGCCTTTACTGATGATTGGCATGGTTTATCGTCTGACTTACCAACGCAATTTAGCCCTTTTGTCAGGATTCTTTTTATTAAGCGATGGATTGTTTTTAGTTGAGTCGCGCTTCGCTCTCATTAATGTTTTTTTAGTTTCCTTTGGTTTGGCATCACAAATATTTTTGTTGGCAGGATTGGGTCAGAGAGGGAAATTACGCACATTTTTACTCTGTTGTGCAGGGCTTATGCTAGGTGCAACTGCTTCTGTAAAGTGGAATGGGCTAGGATTTAGTCTCTTGCTATTTTTAGTAGTCCTGTGGGTATGGGCGATCGCAAAGTTCTTTCCCAAAAAACTTTCGCGGTTAGGTATCCTTGCCGAAATCACAAAATTGCATTGGTGGCAATATCTCCTGTGTTTTGGAGTCATGCCGATCGCCTTCTATTCAGTACAGTGGATTCCTCTATTTATGCTAAATCCTGGAGGCATAGAGCCAGAAAGTGGTTTTGGAGCAATTCATTCCTTTTGGCTATCTTTTGTGAGAGTCCATGAACATATTCTTTGGTGGCATTCTACCGATGTGATGATGAATAATGATCCAGAGCATCCCTCCCATCCTTACTGTTCATTAGCATTTTCTTGGGCAGTTTTGGCAAGACCTGTTGGCTACTACTTTCAAGAGCGTGATGGATATTTCACAGTAGTTCAAGGGCTTGGCAACCCCCTTTTGTGGTGGCTCTCAACTTTGACCATAGTTGGTATCAGCATTGCTTCAGTTTTGCCAAAATTGCGACAATTCGCAAATATTGGGATTACCAATTATTTGCTGTTAGGATATTTCTCGAATTATGTACCTTGGCTAATAGTCAAGCGATGCCTATTTGTCTATCACTATATGTCTTCAGCGATGTTTAGCTTTGTGGCTTTAGCATGGCTAGTCTGTCAAATCTTTACCCAAAAAGGACTAATCCGCTATCTCGGTTATGGCATTATTGCCACCGTGATCATCAGCCAACTCTTCTTTATGCCAATTTGGTTAGGACTTCCCATTCTTCCTGAAGATTTCTATCATCGCATTTGGTTTATGCCACACAGTTTGCCAGGTTTTAACTGGATTTGA
- a CDS encoding glycosyltransferase family 2 protein, translating to MKPSLSISVVFPAYNEAENIGQVIASAVNYLSDRQICYEIIVVNDGSSDATPAIVSDLAKQNPQIRLINHPQNLGYGAALRSGFDRALHEYIFLTDGDGQFDISDLDRFMPYIGNSQPNSQIVIGYRAKRADAFLRSLNAWLYHQFIQWVLGLKVRDIDCAFKLFPRTIYQSVKPITSDGALFSAEFLMRLQQLPNIAPIIELPVQHFPRKFGVATGANIKVILKMFWECWQLKQSCRESAQIQLKPGKLCGINQMR from the coding sequence ATGAAACCTTCTCTATCTATATCTGTAGTATTTCCTGCCTATAACGAAGCCGAAAATATTGGTCAGGTGATCGCCTCGGCAGTGAACTACTTAAGCGATCGCCAGATTTGCTATGAGATTATTGTCGTGAATGACGGCTCTAGCGATGCCACCCCTGCGATCGTGAGTGATCTTGCTAAGCAAAACCCTCAGATTCGTCTGATTAATCATCCTCAAAATCTCGGTTATGGCGCTGCTTTACGCAGTGGATTTGATCGTGCGCTCCATGAATATATTTTCTTGACCGATGGCGATGGACAGTTTGACATTAGCGATCTAGATCGGTTTATGCCATATATCGGCAACTCTCAACCCAATTCACAGATCGTGATTGGCTATCGGGCAAAACGTGCTGATGCATTTTTGCGATCGCTTAATGCTTGGCTATATCACCAGTTCATTCAATGGGTACTGGGACTTAAGGTTAGAGATATTGACTGCGCCTTTAAACTATTTCCTCGCACCATTTACCAATCCGTGAAACCAATCACATCCGACGGGGCTTTATTTAGCGCTGAGTTTCTTATGAGATTGCAGCAATTACCAAATATTGCACCAATTATCGAGTTACCCGTGCAGCACTTCCCCCGCAAATTTGGTGTCGCTACAGGTGCAAATATCAAAGTTATTCTCAAGATGTTTTGGGAATGTTGGCAACTGAAGCAATCCTGTCGAGAATCGGCTCAAATCCAGTTAAAACCTGGCAAACTGTGTGGCATAAACCAAATGCGATGA
- a CDS encoding glycosyltransferase 87 family protein, whose protein sequence is MTNMSTPTLKLDVPRFYLGLAIALALHLFLISLPIAFWVDMNLYKDWAITMVQQGFANFYNYSTNCDYPPTYLYVLWMIGKIFQFFDPNFSHTDGLLLMVLIKLPPVLADIGSALLITEILKPHTTEATAHKLGLLYAFNPLMLFVSGVWGQVDGLMNFLMLLAFYLIQQNYVIRSGLLIAVMIIIKPQGLFFAPFLVLSQWFRQVWWKWTAIAGGGLGLIWLIILPFYGIGSPETINISKPFFSLYKLLKGTADYYSFASVNAFNFWGWANWIRDYTTFLGISYKVIGLIFLGILLIWLGVFLYQQHHFTASDSTTPRFTAQIIAISIMLFGFFMLPTRMHERYMLYGLGFLVIAIALIPAIKWIYWGLTITGAANVGYAYLRYNYEDLFYAIPEMWLQSVVYTVSAVNVILFLVILSYTFRPQPLASAPAVIP, encoded by the coding sequence ATGACCAACATGTCTACCCCCACTCTCAAACTAGATGTACCAAGATTTTATCTAGGATTAGCGATCGCCCTAGCCTTACACCTCTTCTTAATCAGCTTACCGATCGCCTTTTGGGTAGATATGAATCTTTATAAGGATTGGGCGATCACTATGGTGCAGCAGGGATTTGCTAATTTCTATAATTACTCCACCAACTGCGACTATCCGCCCACCTATCTTTATGTGTTATGGATGATCGGCAAAATTTTCCAGTTTTTTGACCCAAATTTTAGTCATACCGATGGCTTGCTGTTGATGGTGCTGATTAAATTACCGCCCGTATTGGCAGATATTGGCTCCGCTTTATTGATCACCGAGATCTTAAAACCACATACCACTGAAGCTACGGCTCATAAGCTCGGTCTGCTTTATGCTTTTAATCCCTTGATGTTATTTGTGTCAGGAGTTTGGGGACAGGTGGATGGCTTGATGAATTTTTTGATGTTATTAGCTTTTTATCTGATTCAACAAAATTACGTGATTAGGTCGGGTTTATTAATTGCGGTAATGATCATCATCAAACCGCAAGGGCTTTTCTTTGCACCATTCTTAGTACTTTCGCAATGGTTTCGGCAAGTTTGGTGGAAATGGACGGCGATCGCTGGTGGTGGACTAGGACTAATTTGGTTAATCATTTTGCCCTTTTACGGAATTGGCTCTCCCGAAACAATCAATATTAGCAAACCATTTTTTTCGCTATATAAACTCCTCAAGGGGACTGCCGATTACTATAGTTTTGCTTCGGTGAATGCTTTTAATTTTTGGGGCTGGGCAAATTGGATCAGGGACTATACGACATTTTTGGGAATTAGCTATAAGGTAATTGGTTTGATATTTTTGGGCATACTCCTGATCTGGTTGGGTGTATTTCTCTATCAGCAACATCACTTTACTGCGTCCGATTCTACGACTCCAAGATTTACGGCTCAAATCATCGCGATCTCCATCATGCTGTTCGGATTTTTTATGTTGCCGACAAGAATGCATGAGCGCTATATGCTTTATGGTCTTGGCTTTTTGGTGATCGCGATCGCCTTAATTCCTGCGATTAAGTGGATCTATTGGGGCTTGACAATTACGGGCGCAGCAAATGTGGGCTATGCCTACTTGCGATACAACTATGAAGACTTGTTTTATGCAATTCCCGAAATGTGGTTGCAAAGCGTAGTCTATACAGTGAGTGCCGTCAATGTGATTTTGTTTTTAGTGATTTTATCCTACACATTTCGTCCACAACCATTAGCATCAGCACCTGCTGTCATTCCTTAA